One Treponema sp. J25 DNA segment encodes these proteins:
- the fucU gene encoding L-fucose mutarotase, giving the protein MLIGISPVIGPDLLNVLYRMGHGDELVLADAFFTGDSLNSRVIRADGLRIPELLDGILALINLDTYVKDPVVMMQPVPGDYLDPDVEASYRRVIDKHWPATPPIVRMERFAFYERARKAFAVVMTGETVKYGNIIIKKGVIPV; this is encoded by the coding sequence ATGCTTATTGGTATTTCGCCGGTCATCGGACCAGATCTCCTCAATGTTTTGTATCGCATGGGCCACGGAGATGAATTGGTACTGGCAGATGCCTTTTTCACAGGCGATTCATTAAACAGCCGGGTTATTCGGGCCGACGGGCTACGGATTCCTGAGTTGCTCGATGGGATTCTTGCCCTTATCAACCTGGATACCTACGTGAAAGACCCCGTGGTAATGATGCAACCGGTTCCCGGAGACTATCTGGATCCCGACGTCGAAGCCTCGTACCGGCGGGTAATTGACAAACACTGGCCGGCTACCCCCCCTATCGTTCGTATGGAACGCTTTGCCTTCTATGAGCGAGCCCGCAAAGCCTTTGCGGTGGTTATGACCGGCGAAACAGTAAAATATGGGAACATCATCA